One segment of Nostoc flagelliforme CCNUN1 DNA contains the following:
- a CDS encoding tRNA-dihydrouridine synthase family protein: MSQVSLPQSQHPDLPLTALAPMQDVTNLWFMKVIAHYGSPDYFFTEYFRVNDTSRLNRNILAAITENDTGRPVFAQMIGESIPDLVRTAKELCNYNIAGVDLNMGCPAPRIYRKNVGGGLLLSTEKVERILGELRQAVNDRPLTVKMRVGFENTDNFYKILDIINRHSIDLLSLHGRTVKDMYHGAVKYDLIAEAVKRVDCPVLANGNIHSATTALKVLSQTGAAGVMVGRWAIGNPWLFNQIRQALRGEAIAPVPLVEVRNYIDRLWQTPTAATMPVRSRVGYLKMFLNYIALSVDAEGHFLRLMRQTQTEVELLNLCDRFLVADLTKTLALAPYLGV, translated from the coding sequence ATGTCTCAGGTATCGCTCCCCCAATCGCAGCATCCAGACCTACCTCTCACAGCTCTTGCGCCCATGCAAGATGTAACAAACCTCTGGTTTATGAAAGTGATTGCCCACTACGGCAGCCCTGACTATTTCTTTACCGAGTATTTCCGCGTCAATGATACTTCACGGCTCAATCGTAACATTCTGGCAGCAATCACCGAAAACGACACAGGTCGCCCCGTTTTTGCTCAAATGATTGGCGAAAGCATTCCAGACTTAGTAAGAACAGCAAAGGAACTCTGCAACTATAATATCGCTGGAGTTGACTTGAACATGGGCTGTCCAGCACCTAGAATCTATCGCAAAAATGTTGGGGGTGGATTGCTGCTCTCAACAGAAAAAGTGGAGCGGATTTTGGGAGAATTGCGGCAGGCTGTCAACGATCGCCCTTTAACCGTCAAGATGCGCGTAGGCTTTGAAAATACAGATAACTTTTACAAAATTCTAGATATAATCAATCGCCACAGCATTGATTTGCTGAGTTTGCATGGTCGCACGGTGAAAGATATGTACCACGGAGCAGTAAAATATGATTTGATCGCTGAAGCGGTGAAACGGGTTGATTGTCCAGTGCTTGCTAATGGCAATATCCACTCTGCGACAACTGCCCTTAAAGTGCTTTCTCAAACGGGCGCGGCGGGTGTGATGGTGGGACGTTGGGCGATTGGAAATCCTTGGCTTTTTAATCAAATTCGGCAGGCTTTGCGAGGAGAGGCGATCGCACCCGTTCCTTTAGTAGAGGTACGCAACTATATCGATCGTTTATGGCAAACCCCCACAGCAGCAACTATGCCAGTGCGATCGCGCGTAGGCTACCTCAAAATGTTCCTCAACTACATTGCCCTGAGTGTTGATGCTGAAGGTCATTTCCTGCGGCTGATGCGACAGACACAGACTGAGGTAGAACTGTTAAACCTCTGCGATCGCTTTCTCGTTGCTGATCTGACGAAAACTTTAGCCCTAGCACCCTACTTAGGCGTGTAA
- a CDS encoding LemA family protein: protein MGLLIFSVALVAIVAVIIINSYNDLVKYRNRYKNAYSQIDVQLERRYDLIPNLVETAKGYMKHERETLEAVIAARNSAINASSRAAQNPGDPQAMQQLGNAEGALTGALSRLMVLSESYPELKADRAMTQVMEELSSTENRIAFARQAFNDAVTLYNTKSESFPSNLVANTFNFTVAEFLPEATPEIRNAPRVSF, encoded by the coding sequence ATGGGGCTTTTAATATTTTCTGTCGCTTTAGTTGCCATTGTTGCTGTAATTATCATTAATAGCTACAACGATTTAGTCAAGTATCGCAATCGTTACAAAAATGCTTACTCTCAAATCGATGTTCAATTAGAGCGCCGCTATGATTTAATTCCCAACTTGGTGGAAACTGCTAAAGGGTACATGAAACATGAACGGGAAACTCTAGAAGCAGTTATTGCGGCTCGAAATTCTGCAATTAATGCTAGCAGTCGTGCAGCGCAAAATCCGGGTGATCCACAAGCGATGCAACAGTTGGGCAATGCTGAAGGGGCGCTGACGGGTGCGTTAAGTCGGTTGATGGTACTTTCAGAATCCTATCCTGAATTGAAAGCCGATCGCGCCATGACTCAGGTGATGGAAGAATTATCTTCCACTGAAAACCGGATTGCTTTTGCACGTCAGGCTTTTAATGACGCCGTGACACTTTACAACACCAAGAGCGAATCTTTCCCCAGCAACCTTGTGGCAAATACTTTTAACTTTACTGTTGCAGAATTCCTCCCCGAAGCTACTCCAGAAATTAGAAATGCTCCACGCGTATCTTTTTAG
- a CDS encoding endonuclease, with protein MQVGKSEELREWTRKVIEKMPNLTKPQAVVLAMWTFGIVMTQSSGLTTVSVFLAELLGKKENTIGQQLREWLRDAEDKTKTGRISLNVTSCFSPLLSWILSLWPEGEKRLALAADASTLSVRFTVLAISIVYRGCGIPIAWKIVEATKPGSWKPHWLELFRHINKTIPKTWFVIVTTDRGLYAEWLYQQILDCGWHPFMRINLQGQFKIKDQDSWLPLNSLVPEVGQSFESLVTCFKSNPIECTLLARHDEGYAEPWLILTDFPPEIGDACWYSMRSWIECLFKDGKRGGFAWHQTKITDPKRAERHWLAIA; from the coding sequence ATGCAAGTAGGAAAAAGCGAGGAATTAAGAGAATGGACTAGAAAAGTCATTGAAAAAATGCCAAATCTCACAAAGCCTCAAGCAGTAGTACTGGCAATGTGGACTTTTGGCATAGTAATGACCCAATCAAGCGGACTGACAACGGTTTCAGTATTTTTAGCAGAACTACTGGGTAAAAAGGAAAATACCATAGGTCAGCAACTGCGGGAATGGTTAAGAGACGCAGAAGATAAAACAAAAACTGGTCGAATTTCATTGAATGTTACATCTTGTTTTAGTCCACTACTATCCTGGATTCTAAGCCTTTGGCCAGAAGGTGAAAAGCGTTTAGCATTAGCAGCAGATGCCTCAACTTTAAGCGTTCGCTTTACTGTATTAGCGATTAGCATTGTTTACCGTGGCTGTGGAATTCCGATTGCCTGGAAAATAGTTGAAGCAACCAAACCAGGAAGTTGGAAGCCTCACTGGTTAGAATTATTTCGCCATATAAACAAGACCATACCTAAGACTTGGTTTGTAATTGTCACCACAGACAGAGGGCTTTATGCTGAGTGGTTGTACCAACAAATCTTGGACTGTGGTTGGCATCCTTTTATGCGGATTAACCTTCAGGGGCAGTTTAAAATTAAGGATCAGGATTCTTGGCTACCTTTAAATAGTCTTGTCCCAGAAGTTGGCCAGTCATTCGAGTCATTGGTAACTTGTTTTAAAAGCAATCCGATTGAGTGTACCTTGTTAGCCCGTCATGACGAGGGTTATGCCGAACCTTGGTTAATACTCACCGACTTCCCTCCAGAAATTGGAGATGCTTGTTGGTATTCTATGCGTTCCTGGATTGAATGCTTGTTTAAAGACGGTAAAAGAGGTGGTTTCGCTTGGCATCAAACTAAAATAACAGACCCCAAACGTGCCGAAAGACACTGGTTAGCAATAGCGTAG
- a CDS encoding ParB/Srx family N-terminal domain-containing protein, whose protein sequence is MPIISVSKFWLSSAIHIKDDPYELVAGERRYKAAKEAGLTSYTPK, encoded by the coding sequence ATGCCAATAATTTCAGTTTCAAAATTTTGGTTATCATCTGCAATCCACATTAAAGATGATCCGTATGAATTAGTAGCAGGAGAACGACGTTATAAGGCTGCAAAAGAAGCAGGTCTGACTAGTTACACGCCTAAGTAG
- a CDS encoding sucrose synthase: MYELVQAVFNGDEKTALHQLIYALSASGKRYFLRNEILQAFADYCHQSQKPAYFYYSSSVGKLIQYTHEIIFEEESTWFVVRPRIASQEVWKLTSDSRFEQMTPQALLDVRDCLVNRYQPHILEIDLHPFYESSPRIDDPRNIGQGLAFLNRYLCNQLLTDPQYWVEMLFQALQGLQHDGIRLLLSDRIPSGVHLAKQIKLALKLLNELEPDEPYEKFRFDLQKLGFEPGWGNTAARVCETLELLDRLIYSPEPGILETFVARVPAVFRVVLISIHGWVGQEDVLGRDETLGQVIYVLEQARSLENELRQQIKLAGLDVLGMKPHVIILTRLIPNCEGTFCNLRLEKVQDTENAWILRVPFGEFNPEITNNWISKFEIWPYLENFALDAEKELLAQFKGKPNLLIGNYSDGNLVAFLLSRRMKVTQCNIAHSLEKPKHLFSNLYWQDLEDQYHFSVQFTADLISMNAAEFIITSSYQEIVGTPDTIGQYESYKCFTMPQLYHVVDGIDLFSPKFNLVPPGVNEKIFFPYSQKENRDSNLRTQIHDLLFKREDSQIFGHLDHPDKRPIFSVASISSIKNLAGLAECFGQSQALQEHCNLILFSSKLHPDEATNPEEAEEIQKLHDIIEQYHLNGKIRWVGMRIPSSHLGEAYRVVADSQGIYVHFALFESFGRSILEAMISGLPTFATQFGGSLEIIENQENEFNVNPTDLEGTAKKILGFVEQCDTHREYWHEVSEWMSLRIHNRYNWHLHSKQLLQLAKMFSFWNFVAPENNEARDRYMEALFHLIYKPRAEKILEKHKGG; the protein is encoded by the coding sequence ATGTATGAACTAGTTCAAGCTGTCTTCAACGGTGATGAAAAAACTGCTCTACATCAGTTGATTTATGCATTGAGTGCTTCAGGTAAGCGTTACTTCCTGAGAAATGAAATTTTACAAGCTTTTGCCGATTACTGTCATCAATCCCAAAAGCCAGCCTATTTTTACTACTCTTCTTCTGTTGGCAAACTGATACAGTACACTCATGAAATCATTTTTGAAGAAGAAAGTACCTGGTTCGTGGTTCGCCCCAGGATTGCTAGTCAGGAAGTTTGGAAACTGACATCTGATAGTAGGTTCGAGCAGATGACGCCTCAAGCGCTGTTAGATGTGAGAGATTGCCTAGTCAACCGCTACCAACCTCACATCCTGGAAATCGACCTCCACCCGTTTTACGAAAGTTCCCCAAGAATCGACGACCCCAGAAATATTGGTCAAGGTTTAGCCTTCCTCAACCGTTACCTGTGCAATCAATTGTTGACTGACCCCCAATATTGGGTAGAAATGTTATTTCAAGCATTACAGGGGCTACAACACGATGGAATTCGGCTGTTGTTGAGCGATCGCATTCCTTCAGGTGTTCACCTAGCCAAACAAATTAAGCTAGCGCTCAAATTGCTGAATGAGCTTGAGCCTGATGAACCTTATGAAAAATTCCGCTTCGATCTCCAAAAACTCGGCTTTGAGCCAGGTTGGGGTAACACTGCGGCGCGAGTCTGTGAAACCCTAGAACTCCTCGACCGGCTCATTTACTCTCCAGAACCTGGCATCTTAGAAACATTTGTGGCCCGCGTCCCCGCCGTCTTCCGGGTCGTCCTCATTTCCATCCACGGCTGGGTTGGACAGGAAGATGTTTTAGGAAGAGATGAAACACTTGGTCAAGTTATCTACGTCCTTGAACAAGCTCGCAGCCTAGAAAACGAACTGCGTCAACAAATCAAACTTGCTGGTCTGGATGTGCTGGGTATGAAACCCCATGTGATTATTCTCACCCGGCTAATCCCTAACTGCGAAGGGACATTTTGCAACCTGCGCTTAGAAAAAGTCCAAGATACTGAAAATGCTTGGATATTGCGCGTTCCTTTTGGTGAATTCAATCCTGAAATTACGAACAATTGGATTTCTAAATTTGAGATTTGGCCTTATCTAGAAAACTTTGCTCTAGATGCAGAAAAAGAATTACTAGCTCAGTTCAAAGGGAAACCTAATCTTCTTATTGGCAACTACAGCGACGGTAACTTAGTGGCTTTTCTTTTATCGCGCCGGATGAAAGTTACCCAGTGCAACATTGCCCATTCCTTGGAAAAACCTAAACATCTATTTAGTAATTTATATTGGCAAGATTTAGAAGACCAATATCACTTCTCGGTACAATTTACTGCTGATTTAATTAGCATGAATGCAGCCGAATTTATCATCACATCATCCTATCAAGAAATTGTCGGCACACCTGACACCATAGGCCAATACGAGTCGTACAAATGCTTTACGATGCCACAGCTTTATCATGTAGTTGATGGGATTGATTTGTTTAGTCCTAAATTCAACTTAGTACCGCCGGGAGTCAATGAAAAGATTTTCTTTCCTTATAGCCAAAAAGAAAACCGAGATTCTAACCTTCGCACACAAATTCACGACCTCCTCTTTAAGCGGGAAGACTCCCAAATTTTTGGTCATTTAGATCACCCTGATAAGCGACCAATCTTTTCCGTTGCTTCCATCAGTTCAATCAAAAATCTGGCAGGATTAGCTGAATGCTTTGGTCAAAGTCAGGCGTTGCAAGAGCATTGTAACCTGATCCTCTTCAGTAGTAAACTACATCCCGATGAAGCTACAAACCCAGAAGAAGCAGAAGAAATCCAAAAACTCCACGACATTATTGAGCAATATCATCTCAATGGCAAGATTCGCTGGGTGGGGATGCGTATCCCTAGCAGTCACCTCGGCGAAGCCTACCGAGTAGTTGCAGATTCTCAGGGAATTTATGTCCACTTTGCCCTCTTTGAATCCTTCGGTCGGTCTATTTTGGAAGCGATGATTTCCGGCTTGCCAACTTTCGCGACTCAATTTGGCGGCTCTTTAGAAATTATCGAAAACCAAGAGAATGAATTTAATGTTAATCCTACAGACTTAGAAGGAACAGCAAAGAAAATTTTAGGCTTTGTTGAACAATGCGATACTCATCGTGAGTATTGGCATGAAGTCTCAGAATGGATGAGTCTGCGAATTCATAATAGATACAATTGGCATTTACATAGTAAGCAATTACTACAGCTTGCTAAAATGTTTAGTTTTTGGAACTTTGTTGCTCCAGAAAATAACGAAGCCAGAGATCGCTATATGGAAGCTTTATTTCATCTCATTTATAAACCTAGAGCCGAAAAGATTTTGGAAAAACATAAGGGGGGATGA
- a CDS encoding M48 family metalloprotease produces the protein MNFFEHQDRARQNTQQLIGLFSLSIAVMIMAIYIATLFLFRMAPRIWWHPGIFLYVAGITITAIAIGSLYKIAYLREGGSVIAQELGGRLLIRDMADEQGRQLLNIVEEMAIASGISVPEVYLLERETGINAFAAGFTPNDAVIGVTRGTLQHLNRDELQGVIGHEFSHILNGDMRLNLRLVGLLHGILFIYLTGELLWRIRDSFRLGKEDKGLP, from the coding sequence ATGAATTTCTTTGAACATCAGGATCGGGCACGCCAAAATACGCAACAATTAATCGGGTTATTTTCCCTGTCGATCGCAGTCATGATTATGGCAATTTATATTGCCACTTTATTTCTGTTCCGCATGGCTCCCCGTATTTGGTGGCATCCAGGGATATTTCTGTACGTGGCTGGGATTACAATAACTGCGATCGCAATCGGAAGCTTATATAAAATTGCCTATCTCCGTGAGGGCGGAAGCGTAATTGCCCAAGAGTTAGGGGGAAGACTCCTGATCCGAGATATGGCGGATGAACAAGGGCGACAACTATTAAATATTGTCGAGGAAATGGCGATCGCTTCTGGTATTTCCGTCCCCGAAGTTTATCTCCTTGAGAGAGAAACCGGCATTAATGCCTTTGCTGCCGGATTTACGCCCAATGATGCTGTAATTGGAGTTACTCGTGGAACTTTACAACATCTGAATCGGGATGAGCTACAAGGAGTCATCGGCCACGAATTCAGTCATATTCTCAATGGAGATATGCGGCTGAATTTGCGTTTGGTGGGACTACTGCACGGGATTTTGTTCATTTACTTAACCGGGGAATTGCTGTGGCGGATTCGTGATAGCTTCCGTTTAGGAAAGGAAGACAAGGGTTTACCGTAA
- a CDS encoding PIN domain-containing protein, translated as MGWEQISICNITVAELYFGAYNSQRVAENLTRAEDFIQNLPVVPLTDPALRKYGELKAEVRKIGQTIAEFDLLIASVAVAENYTLVTNNTRHYSRISNLQLENWISP; from the coding sequence ATAGGATGGGAGCAAATTTCTATTTGCAACATCACGGTTGCTGAGTTATATTTTGGTGCTTATAATTCTCAACGAGTAGCGGAAAATTTAACTCGTGCAGAAGACTTTATTCAAAACTTACCCGTCGTACCTTTAACTGATCCTGCTCTCAGAAAGTATGGTGAATTAAAGGCAGAAGTCCGTAAAATAGGACAAACTATTGCTGAATTTGATTTACTAATTGCTAGTGTTGCAGTTGCAGAAAATTACACTTTAGTAACAAACAATACTCGTCACTACAGCCGCATTTCTAATTTACAGTTGGAAAACTGGATTTCACCTTAA
- a CDS encoding ABC transporter permease, which translates to MDWWRRLKKNPLARFGVILLLIFYVAVIAADFVAPYDPYASQPNGSLLPPTKIHWVSQSGQFIGPHIYPTTQGDTNLETGDRELIVDLTKPSPLRLFVSGPEYRLLQMSLPLLPKWDEVTIFPGIPLNWHLFGTTTGAKFNILGTDDQSRDQFSRLLHGGRISMFIGIFGIIITYPLGLIIGGISGYFGGVTDSVIMRLAEVLMTFPSIYLLVTLGAVLPPGLSSTQRFLLIVVITSVISWAGLARVIRGQVLSIKEREFVQAARAMGANPLYIILRHVLPQTASYVIISATLAIPSFIGAEAILSLIGLGILQPDPSWGNMLSLASNASILVLQPWLIWPPAVLIILTVLAFNLLGDGLRDALDPRSLRR; encoded by the coding sequence ATGGATTGGTGGCGACGACTGAAAAAAAATCCTTTGGCACGATTTGGGGTAATTTTGCTGTTAATTTTCTACGTAGCAGTAATTGCAGCAGATTTCGTGGCTCCTTATGACCCCTATGCTTCACAGCCCAATGGTTCACTGCTGCCACCAACTAAGATACATTGGGTTTCTCAGTCAGGGCAGTTTATCGGCCCCCATATTTATCCAACGACTCAGGGAGACACGAATTTAGAAACAGGCGATCGCGAACTCATTGTAGACTTGACAAAACCCTCACCCCTGCGTCTATTTGTCTCTGGGCCAGAATACCGATTGTTGCAGATGAGTTTGCCATTACTCCCAAAGTGGGATGAAGTCACAATCTTTCCTGGTATTCCCTTAAATTGGCATTTATTTGGCACAACAACTGGGGCAAAATTCAACATCTTAGGCACTGATGACCAAAGCCGCGACCAATTCAGTCGCCTCTTGCATGGCGGTCGCATCAGTATGTTTATCGGGATTTTTGGCATTATCATTACCTACCCCCTCGGTTTGATCATCGGGGGAATTTCCGGCTATTTCGGCGGTGTGACTGATAGCGTCATTATGCGCTTGGCAGAAGTACTAATGACTTTCCCTAGTATTTATCTTTTGGTGACTTTGGGAGCAGTCTTACCACCTGGTTTAAGCAGTACCCAGCGCTTTTTGCTGATTGTGGTGATTACTTCGGTTATTAGCTGGGCTGGTTTAGCACGGGTCATTCGAGGACAGGTACTATCAATCAAAGAGCGAGAATTTGTCCAAGCGGCACGCGCGATGGGCGCGAACCCACTTTATATTATCCTCCGCCACGTTTTGCCGCAAACGGCTAGTTATGTAATTATCTCTGCTACTCTTGCAATTCCCAGCTTTATTGGTGCAGAAGCGATACTGAGTCTCATCGGACTAGGAATTCTACAACCAGACCCCTCTTGGGGAAATATGCTTTCTCTGGCTAGCAATGCTTCAATTTTGGTACTGCAACCTTGGTTAATCTGGCCGCCTGCTGTGCTGATTATCCTCACAGTGCTAGCATTCAACTTACTCGGTGATGGGCTGAGAGATGCTCTTGACCCTCGTAGTTTGCGGAGATAA
- a CDS encoding Npun_R2479 family HD domain-containing metalloprotein, producing the protein MFNATEILIDAFVNEIREGYRRTYGCFKNDYQDIIAWAGNMALENIANSDALYHNVEHTVLVTLVGQEILRGKHIREGGVSSEDWLHCIISLVSHDIGYVKGVCRQDRETANLYSTGKNGKMISVAPGASDASLTPYHVDRAKLFIDERFGGHKLIDAEAIKSNIELTRFPVPAAEDHQDTRCFAGLVRAADLIGQLSDPRYLKKITSLFYEFEETGVNKVLGYKTPADLRNNYAKFYWNGVYPYIQEGLHYLSLTQQGKQILANLYSNVFVVEHEKQQEEQQRYLEKLGVGS; encoded by the coding sequence ATGTTCAATGCCACTGAAATTTTAATTGATGCCTTTGTAAATGAAATTCGAGAAGGCTACCGTCGCACCTACGGCTGCTTCAAAAATGATTATCAGGACATTATTGCCTGGGCTGGTAACATGGCTTTGGAAAACATTGCCAATAGTGACGCCCTTTATCACAATGTTGAACACACAGTACTTGTAACCCTAGTGGGGCAAGAAATATTACGTGGCAAACACATTAGGGAAGGCGGTGTTTCCAGTGAAGACTGGCTGCATTGTATAATTTCCTTAGTGTCTCATGATATTGGCTACGTTAAGGGAGTTTGCCGACAAGACCGAGAGACAGCAAACTTATATTCCACAGGTAAAAATGGCAAAATGATTTCTGTAGCTCCTGGCGCTTCTGATGCCAGTCTGACGCCGTATCATGTTGATAGAGCCAAGCTTTTTATTGATGAGCGTTTTGGAGGTCACAAGTTAATCGACGCTGAGGCAATTAAAAGCAATATTGAATTGACTCGATTTCCTGTGCCTGCGGCAGAAGATCATCAAGATACAAGGTGTTTTGCAGGATTAGTCCGTGCTGCTGATTTGATTGGTCAACTAAGCGACCCGCGTTACCTGAAGAAAATTACTTCTTTATTTTACGAGTTTGAAGAAACTGGAGTAAATAAAGTTTTAGGCTATAAAACCCCTGCTGATTTACGTAATAACTACGCTAAGTTTTACTGGAATGGCGTCTATCCCTATATCCAAGAAGGGCTGCACTATCTATCACTGACACAACAGGGAAAACAAATTCTGGCTAATCTCTACTCAAACGTGTTTGTTGTAGAACATGAAAAACAACAGGAAGAACAGCAACGGTATTTAGAAAAGTTAGGAGTTGGGAGTTAG